One uncultured Fibrobacter sp. DNA window includes the following coding sequences:
- a CDS encoding nucleotidyltransferase domain-containing protein, translated as MALCLDTEQLETVQRILNLHFEGVEVWAYGPRVNGTDCPPDMDLELVVISEKPISFEDMTAVEKAFVESELPFRVDIIDWAKLPESLQKQIKKDHDVVQAANAEA; from the coding sequence ATGGCTCTTTGCTTAGATACAGAACAGCTGGAAACTGTACAGCGGATTTTGAATCTCCATTTTGAAGGTGTCGAAGTCTGGGCGTACGGTCCGAGGGTCAACGGCACGGATTGCCCGCCCGATATGGACCTTGAACTTGTCGTCATTTCGGAAAAGCCGATTTCCTTCGAGGACATGACGGCCGTCGAGAAGGCATTTGTCGAAAGCGAGCTCCCGTTCCGCGTCGACATCATCGACTGGGCCAAGTTGCCTGAATCTCTGCAAAAGCAAATCAAAAAAGATCACGACGTCGTCCAGGCGGCCAATGCGGAAGCCTAG
- a CDS encoding anaerobic C4-dicarboxylate transporter gives MTLMIIQLLIVLLALYVGSRYGSLALGAISGIGLAILVLGFGMQPGKPPTDVIYIIIAAVTCAGIMQASGGMDWLIQIAERLLRKHPNHITILAPLCTFFLTVLVGTGHVVYTLMPIICDISLKKGIRPERPCGVASVASQVGITCSPIAAAVASFVIISNANGFEVNNLQVIAITIPACLCGLMAAALVSYRRGLDLDKDPAFQARLKDPQMKEYMYGSSASVLDKEVPKEAKRAVYIFLAAIAVIVLFSVFQIIGHDIRPKFPTGKVIDGVAQVKPLAMNIIIQIVMISAAAFMIIFCKASPKKAVAGAVWQSGMVAVVAIYGIAWLADTYFANYMDVMQGGLKDIVQHYPWAIAFAFFAVSVLINSQGAVVVAMLPLAYSLGIEGPVLLGVLPSVYGYFFIPNYPSDIATVNFDRSGTTVIGKYLLNHSFMRPGLVSVIVSTIVGTVLVKLFY, from the coding sequence ATGACTTTGATGATTATCCAGCTGCTGATTGTTCTGCTCGCGTTATACGTGGGTTCACGTTACGGGAGTCTTGCGCTGGGCGCGATTTCGGGTATCGGGCTTGCGATTCTCGTGCTCGGGTTCGGCATGCAGCCGGGCAAGCCCCCTACCGATGTCATCTACATCATCATTGCTGCGGTGACTTGTGCGGGCATTATGCAGGCCTCCGGCGGCATGGATTGGCTTATCCAGATTGCGGAGCGGCTGTTGCGCAAGCACCCGAACCACATCACGATTCTTGCTCCGCTCTGCACGTTCTTCCTTACGGTGCTTGTGGGTACGGGCCACGTGGTCTACACCTTGATGCCGATTATTTGCGATATTTCCCTTAAGAAGGGCATCCGTCCGGAACGCCCGTGTGGCGTGGCTTCTGTCGCATCGCAGGTAGGCATCACTTGCTCGCCCATCGCCGCCGCGGTCGCGTCGTTCGTGATCATTTCGAATGCGAATGGTTTCGAGGTGAACAATTTGCAGGTCATCGCGATTACGATTCCTGCTTGCCTTTGTGGGCTCATGGCGGCGGCGCTTGTCTCTTACAGGCGCGGGCTCGACCTCGACAAGGATCCCGCCTTCCAGGCGCGACTCAAGGACCCGCAGATGAAGGAATACATGTACGGCAGTTCCGCTTCCGTGCTCGACAAGGAAGTGCCCAAGGAGGCGAAGCGCGCGGTGTACATCTTCCTTGCGGCCATCGCGGTGATTGTGCTGTTCTCCGTCTTCCAGATTATCGGGCACGACATCCGTCCCAAGTTCCCTACAGGTAAAGTCATTGACGGCGTGGCGCAGGTGAAGCCGCTCGCCATGAACATTATCATCCAGATTGTGATGATTTCGGCTGCCGCGTTCATGATTATCTTCTGCAAGGCGAGCCCCAAGAAGGCTGTGGCGGGTGCGGTGTGGCAGAGCGGCATGGTGGCTGTCGTCGCGATTTACGGAATCGCCTGGCTTGCCGACACGTACTTCGCGAACTACATGGACGTGATGCAGGGCGGCCTCAAGGATATTGTGCAGCATTACCCGTGGGCCATCGCGTTTGCGTTCTTTGCGGTGAGCGTGCTCATCAACTCGCAGGGCGCTGTGGTGGTGGCGATGTTGCCGCTCGCTTACAGCCTCGGTATCGAGGGCCCGGTGCTTTTGGGTGTGCTGCCGAGTGTGTACGGGTACTTCTTCATCCCGAACTACCCCTCCGATATCGCGACCGTGAACTTCGACCGCTCGGGCACCACCGTCATTGGCAAATACCTCCTGAACCACAGTTTCATGCGGCCGGGTTTGGTGAGCGTCATCGTTTCGACTATCGTCGGGACGGTGCTTGTGAAACTGTTCTATTAG
- a CDS encoding ATP-binding protein gives MPIIGRKEEQRELLRLMASEQPEFIMVYGRRRVGKTYLVRETFKDNLVFYMTGLNNVELSDQLVNFRTALATASGNVDIPAPQTWFDAFEQLRTFLQQNNAAKKVVFLDEVPWMDTKGSKFIPALEHFWNSYASTDPAIKLVVCGSAASWMVKKIVENHGGLHNRLTYKLKLNPFNVGEVKEFLESKNIYWDYQMVTECYMVLGGIPYYLNLLMPGLSLAQNIDKLFFSESALLEGEFRSLYSSLFLHSEEYVSIIKVLAEKKIGFTRDEIIAALSVSDGGGVTRKLTELEQCGFIRKYKALGRVPYLYQLADFFSLFYFTFLEKGDNYDSETWMHLQNTSTHKTWCGLGFERFCIANAEKIKNILGISGIATKTYSVYSSEAQIDMVIERGDRVVNLFEMKYTALPYSLDKKDAESMENKMLLLQSKLKKKQNIANVLVTTSPIKQNAYSARWVQRNITLEEIFSA, from the coding sequence ATGCCCATAATCGGTAGAAAAGAGGAACAAAGGGAACTTTTACGCTTGATGGCTTCCGAGCAACCCGAATTTATCATGGTCTATGGCCGCCGCCGTGTTGGCAAGACGTATTTGGTGCGCGAAACTTTCAAAGACAATCTTGTCTTTTACATGACGGGTTTGAACAATGTGGAATTGTCTGACCAACTGGTCAATTTCAGGACGGCGTTGGCGACTGCATCCGGTAATGTCGACATTCCCGCTCCACAGACATGGTTTGACGCGTTTGAACAATTGCGAACATTCCTGCAACAGAACAACGCTGCAAAAAAAGTTGTCTTTTTGGATGAAGTCCCTTGGATGGACACGAAAGGTTCGAAATTCATACCGGCGCTGGAGCATTTTTGGAACAGTTACGCCTCTACGGATCCAGCGATAAAGCTAGTCGTTTGCGGTTCTGCGGCTTCGTGGATGGTGAAGAAGATTGTTGAAAACCATGGTGGCTTGCACAATAGACTTACATATAAGTTAAAACTCAATCCGTTCAACGTGGGCGAGGTCAAGGAATTCCTGGAATCAAAAAACATCTACTGGGATTACCAGATGGTGACAGAATGTTATATGGTTCTCGGAGGCATTCCCTATTACTTGAACCTTCTTATGCCGGGCCTTAGCTTAGCGCAAAACATAGACAAATTATTCTTTAGCGAATCGGCCCTCCTCGAAGGGGAATTTCGGAGTCTGTATTCTTCTCTGTTCTTGCATAGCGAAGAATATGTTTCGATTATCAAGGTCCTTGCCGAAAAGAAAATCGGGTTCACTCGCGACGAAATCATCGCAGCCCTTTCTGTATCGGATGGTGGTGGCGTTACACGTAAATTGACGGAATTGGAACAGTGCGGGTTTATCCGGAAATACAAGGCACTGGGGCGTGTTCCGTACCTTTACCAACTTGCTGATTTCTTTAGCCTGTTCTATTTCACCTTCCTTGAAAAAGGCGACAACTACGATAGTGAAACATGGATGCACTTGCAAAATACGAGTACGCACAAGACCTGGTGTGGGCTCGGTTTCGAAAGGTTCTGCATTGCCAATGCCGAAAAAATCAAGAATATTTTGGGAATTAGCGGGATTGCGACAAAGACTTACAGCGTGTATTCTTCTGAGGCGCAAATTGACATGGTCATTGAGCGCGGAGACAGGGTTGTCAACTTGTTCGAAATGAAGTATACAGCCCTTCCCTATTCGCTAGACAAAAAGGATGCCGAAAGCATGGAAAATAAGATGCTTCTCTTGCAGTCGAAACTCAAGAAGAAGCAGAACATCGCAAACGTTTTGGTAACGACATCTCCTATAAAGCAAAATGCCTATTCTGCCCGATGGGTCCAGAGAAACATTACATTGGAAGAGATATTTTCGGCGTAG
- a CDS encoding NYN domain-containing protein has protein sequence MEEYRIGFFIDGFTLKRVNEYYRYHHPYRSRIDFKGLKSWVRAEAAQVFRARGSVSMEAHYYHPYKDPKTRGWHTPGILRFEQQIAEAGMEIHYSENYLESQFNPNMSLMDDAVVFASYHKVDAIVLLTTQGQYSTLPQRVAPFKVPVLLLGWNFSYVKNNSIVTWKTDSTLKDRASYYVPMEEIVDEMTERDPLRFGIFQKERYLVKSYLRGKVADKVTMWDVS, from the coding sequence ATGGAAGAATATCGCATTGGATTCTTTATAGACGGGTTTACACTCAAGAGGGTCAACGAATATTACCGATACCACCATCCCTACAGGTCGCGGATTGATTTCAAGGGATTGAAGAGCTGGGTCAGGGCCGAGGCGGCCCAAGTGTTCCGTGCTCGGGGGAGCGTGTCGATGGAGGCGCATTATTACCACCCTTACAAAGACCCGAAAACTCGGGGCTGGCATACGCCCGGGATATTGCGGTTCGAGCAACAGATTGCAGAAGCCGGGATGGAGATCCACTACAGCGAGAACTATCTTGAAAGCCAGTTCAACCCGAACATGTCGCTGATGGACGACGCGGTCGTGTTTGCGAGCTACCACAAGGTCGATGCGATAGTCCTGCTCACTACGCAGGGGCAGTATTCCACGTTGCCGCAGCGCGTGGCTCCGTTCAAGGTTCCTGTGCTCCTGCTCGGTTGGAACTTCTCTTATGTGAAGAACAATTCGATAGTTACCTGGAAAACGGACTCGACTCTCAAGGACAGGGCGTCGTATTACGTGCCGATGGAAGAAATTGTTGACGAGATGACGGAACGCGACCCTCTCCGGTTCGGCATATTCCAGAAAGAAAGGTACCTTGTCAAGAGCTACCTCCGCGGGAAAGTTGCGGATAAAGTAACCATGTGGGATGTTTCGTAA
- a CDS encoding penicillin-binding protein activator produces MKRLLPFLFVSFFSSMIFAQGDLSQAMSLIQDGRCADAIGPLVKVYKSSFRNSNGEKAAVMLTECYLREHKRDEADKVSSRFLEYYISTPYRERMELAHAIVLIERGAVYEGVEDMLRILAYSKNPAARARTKEVAVQTIAASLMTADQLQALLEKYPVDKDLVGWMQLQIGRECQNAGRYKAARYWYKKVQNSGASEKLLNTAEKGLQSLEDYGAGMPTVLVLAPLSGDFAEFGAAAVQGVILAFEQAGLKGKVNIRTADTRADASIALLRTQQAINQDSIIAVVGPIMSGPAATVGAWMGSNFQHIPMITPTATDDGIARMGPNIFQVNITMENLANKIADFAIKCLNIREFAVLSPLGDYGSSMSQSFTMAVERRGGTVVAFRNYEEGRPDYKTEFDLIRDVRFKQENRRRNIARGAENLDAVNAKDRRFYMQDSTFRIPGIFVAATNPSDAGLMAGQIAFNKLSGTLLGTSGWYGRELLVQGKRLVDSSYFSVPGLDMGKSETYAKFAKAFQDRWGSEPGEDKVSGLSYDAANIVFSTLAKSPNSMTNAINNTGSFQGVYGEIKFRRGVNVNSKIVTVQKGKFETLNGCPEPAAPEKKSKK; encoded by the coding sequence ATGAAACGTCTTCTTCCCTTCCTTTTTGTTTCTTTCTTCTCTTCGATGATTTTCGCCCAGGGCGACCTGTCGCAGGCTATGTCCCTGATTCAGGACGGCCGTTGCGCAGACGCCATCGGCCCGCTGGTCAAGGTGTACAAGTCCAGCTTCCGCAACAGCAACGGCGAGAAGGCCGCCGTGATGCTCACGGAATGTTACCTGCGCGAACACAAGCGCGACGAGGCCGACAAGGTCTCCAGCCGCTTCCTCGAATACTACATATCGACGCCGTACCGCGAACGTATGGAACTGGCACATGCCATCGTCTTGATTGAACGCGGTGCTGTGTACGAAGGTGTCGAGGACATGTTGCGCATCCTCGCCTATTCCAAGAACCCTGCCGCCCGCGCCCGTACCAAGGAAGTCGCCGTGCAGACGATTGCCGCCTCCCTCATGACGGCGGACCAGCTCCAGGCGCTCCTGGAAAAGTACCCGGTGGACAAGGACCTGGTCGGCTGGATGCAGTTGCAGATTGGCCGCGAGTGCCAGAATGCTGGCCGTTACAAGGCCGCTCGCTATTGGTACAAGAAGGTCCAGAACTCCGGGGCCTCGGAAAAATTGCTCAATACCGCCGAAAAGGGGCTCCAATCGCTTGAAGATTACGGTGCCGGCATGCCGACGGTTCTCGTGCTTGCCCCGCTTTCCGGTGATTTCGCCGAGTTCGGCGCTGCCGCCGTGCAGGGCGTGATTCTCGCTTTCGAACAGGCCGGCCTCAAGGGCAAGGTGAATATCCGCACCGCCGATACCCGTGCCGATGCCTCCATCGCGCTTTTGCGTACGCAGCAGGCTATCAACCAGGACAGCATCATCGCCGTCGTGGGCCCCATCATGAGCGGTCCGGCAGCAACGGTCGGCGCCTGGATGGGCAGCAACTTCCAGCATATCCCGATGATTACCCCGACCGCGACCGACGACGGTATCGCGCGCATGGGCCCGAACATCTTCCAGGTGAACATCACGATGGAAAATCTCGCGAACAAGATTGCCGACTTTGCCATCAAGTGCCTGAATATCCGCGAATTTGCCGTGCTTAGCCCGCTGGGCGACTACGGCAGCTCCATGTCGCAGAGCTTCACCATGGCTGTCGAACGCCGTGGTGGTACGGTTGTCGCCTTCCGCAACTACGAAGAAGGCCGCCCCGACTACAAGACGGAATTCGACCTTATCCGCGACGTGCGTTTCAAGCAGGAAAACCGCCGCAGGAACATCGCCCGCGGCGCCGAGAACCTCGATGCCGTGAATGCGAAGGACCGCCGTTTCTACATGCAGGATTCCACGTTCCGCATCCCCGGTATTTTTGTTGCGGCCACGAACCCCTCCGATGCAGGCCTCATGGCTGGCCAGATTGCATTCAACAAGCTTTCCGGTACGCTCCTCGGCACCTCCGGCTGGTATGGCCGCGAACTTCTGGTGCAGGGCAAGCGCCTGGTAGACAGCTCGTACTTCAGCGTGCCCGGCCTCGATATGGGCAAGAGCGAAACTTATGCGAAGTTCGCGAAGGCGTTCCAGGATAGGTGGGGCTCCGAACCGGGCGAAGACAAGGTGAGCGGCCTCAGCTACGATGCCGCGAACATCGTATTCAGCACGCTTGCGAAATCCCCGAACAGCATGACGAACGCCATCAACAACACGGGGTCGTTCCAGGGCGTGTACGGCGAAATCAAGTTCCGCCGCGGCGTGAATGTCAATAGCAAGATTGTGACTGTCCAGAAGGGCAAGTTCGAGACGCTGAACGGCTGTCCGGAGCCGGCGGCCCCCGAAAAGAAGTCGAAGAAGTAG
- the tmk gene encoding dTMP kinase, with product MNTAKRFFSLEGIDGSGKSTQIDMLISALESEGYSVVKLREPGGAKISERIREILLDPSFKGVMADKTELLLYNAARAQVIAEIIQPALDAGKVVIADRFAWSTFAYQGYARGLGADMVQRLTELTCDGCFPELTVVLDIDVMRGRARTAKRGEAPDRLEQEKADFFERVRQGYLAAARDYPDCVAAIDADRSPEAVFADLYRLVKERLV from the coding sequence ATGAATACGGCAAAGCGTTTTTTTAGCCTCGAAGGGATCGACGGCTCGGGAAAGTCGACCCAGATTGACATGCTTATTTCGGCTCTCGAAAGCGAGGGTTATTCTGTGGTGAAGCTCCGCGAGCCGGGCGGTGCGAAGATTTCGGAGCGCATCCGCGAGATTCTGCTGGACCCCTCGTTCAAGGGCGTCATGGCCGACAAGACAGAACTTTTGCTGTACAATGCGGCACGTGCCCAGGTGATTGCCGAAATTATCCAGCCGGCGCTTGATGCGGGCAAGGTGGTGATTGCCGACCGTTTCGCGTGGAGCACTTTTGCTTACCAGGGCTATGCCCGCGGGCTCGGTGCCGATATGGTTCAACGCCTGACAGAACTCACCTGCGACGGTTGCTTCCCGGAACTCACGGTGGTGCTCGATATCGACGTGATGCGGGGACGCGCGCGCACCGCGAAGCGGGGCGAGGCACCCGACCGACTGGAGCAGGAAAAGGCCGACTTTTTCGAGAGGGTGCGCCAGGGTTACCTGGCCGCGGCCCGCGACTACCCGGATTGCGTTGCGGCTATCGATGCCGACCGCAGCCCGGAGGCTGTTTTCGCCGATTTGTACAGGCTCGTGAAGGAGCGGCTCGTTTAA